In the Quercus lobata isolate SW786 chromosome 5, ValleyOak3.0 Primary Assembly, whole genome shotgun sequence genome, one interval contains:
- the LOC115991068 gene encoding uncharacterized protein LOC115991068, producing the protein MESQTSNTYRALWRDIAEGHSSGSKLKKGKEKVSLKIEVAGDGRERNYRCTLNEIRTPLLTAASEGIVEIFDKIIEAHPQAIEHLDKDEENILHVAVAHRQKEIFDRLEQMMVIRKCRLVSRININGYTLSHQVADIKYYEGDKAGPCFQLQEELEWFERVQKIIPTHYVLHRDNAGNTAKEIFNDQHAELLKRAQKWIKETAQSCSAVSELVASLVYAAAYQPPGDLESERNTVAFKLFTVMDVTALACSLTSVVTFLSILSSPFEYEDFRTALPRKLLVGFSLLFISVITTMISFGATIFLILHFEKKAWTNTLIYTAAFFPVSVFALTQFSLYSAFTKTLKTLFKIIVKVVNPRKLIPRYLRTSKSKTY; encoded by the exons ATGGAGTCAC AGACATCCAACACATATCGTGCCTTGTGGAGGGACATAGCTGAAGGTCACTCTTCAG GATCAAAACTtaagaaagggaaagaaaaagtaTCGCTCAAAATTGAAGTAGCAGGAGATGGCAGGGAGAGAAATTATCGTTGCACTCTAAATGAGATACGTACCCCATTGCTTACTGCAGCTAGCGAAGGCATAGTAGAAATATTTGACAAGATAATTGAAGCGCACCCTCAAGCAATTGAGCACCTCGATAAAGATGAGGAAAACATACTGCATGTGGCCGTTGCTCACCGACAGAAAGAAATCTTTGACCGCTTAGAGCAGATGATGGTGATAAGGAAATGTAGATTAGTTTCAAGGATTAATATAAATGGCTACACCTTATCGCATCAAGTTGCAGACATAAAGTATTATGAAGGAGACAAAGCTGGTCCTTGTTTCCAGTTGCAAGAGGAGTTGGAATGGTTCGAG CGGGTGCAGAAGATAATTCCCACTCATTATGTCCTGCACCGTGACAATGCTGGTAATACTGCAAAAGAGATTTTCAATGATCAACATGCTGAACTTCTCAAGAGGGCGCAAAAGTGGATTAAGGAGACTGCTCAATCGTGCTCTGCCGTCTCTGAACTTGTCGCCTCTCTCGTTTATGCAGCTGCCTACCAACCCCCAGGAGATCTTGAAAGTGAACGTAACACTGTGGCCTTCAAGCTCTTCACAGTCATGGATGTTACCGCCCTTGCGTGCTCCTTGACATCTGTTGTCACGTTCCTCTCGATCCTCTCATCTCCTTTTGAGTATGAAGATTTCCGCACAGCTCTCCCGCGGAAGCTGTTAGTAGGTTTCTCGTTGCTCTTCATATCCGTGATAACGACCATGATTTCTTTCGGAGCAACTATTTTTCTCATCCTTCATTTTGAAAAGAAAGCTTGGACTAATACTCTGATTTATACTGCTGCATTCTTTCCTGTGTCTGTGTTTGCGCTTACACAATTCTCGTTGTATTCTGCATTCACCAAAACCTTGAAAACTCTATTCAAGATAATAGTGAAGGTGGTAAATCCCCGGAAACTCATTCCTCGTTACTTGAGGACCTCTAAAAGCAAGACTTATTGA